Sequence from the Leishmania braziliensis MHOM/BR/75/M2904 complete genome, chromosome 11 genome:
TCACGAACACGGCACCGTCGTCACCGCACCGCAACCCACGCGGTACGGCGATAGCCGCAGCAGTGATCTCGCCCGGGAGAACCTGGAGGTGCAGCTCGTGCGCGTCACTGCGGAGCGGGACCACTATCGCCGCGAAGTTGTTGCCCTGCGCAAAGAGTTGGGAGAGCTGCGGCAAAAGTGTGCACAACAGTGGGCACACGAGAGGAAGGCGGTTCCGGATGGGTTGGAACAGAGATGTGTACGCTCCGCcgtagcagcagctccagttCACGGAGAGGGGAATTTAATCGCTGGGCATAGCGAGCCTCGCCAgtcaccacagcagcagcaaccggGGGGGTCACCGCCGGGGCGGATCCTAGCAGTAGAAATGTCTGCTCACTCTTCGTTTTGTTCGCACGATGGCGAGGGCGATACCCCCGAGGCGCCCACCAACAACCACCTCCACGCCCCGCAGGACAAGAATCTGGTggggcgcgcgcgcgcgtctTTGTCGCCGCTCATACCGTTgcacgcaccgcagcagtcggACACCACAAGCACCTCAATGGATACGTCGAAGATGAACAGGCGTAAGATGGCGGCTCTCTTTATGGCGAAACTGCAGCAGAGCGGCCCCTCCTCTCGATAGTGGGTATGGCGGGGGCCCACcagcctctccccttctgcGTCAATTGTGCTGTGGGCGATGTCCTTTGCCGTTGTGTTCAttcctcttgctgctgcaggtgtgAAGGTGCTTGTAAGAGAAGAGGTttggtggtggcgtggtCAGGGCTGTGCACAGCTCCATCGGCGCATGCGTATAGACGCACGCAGGCAGGCGTGGTGTGTCCCTGAGTATAGTGATGCATACGCGTGTGTCACGTAGCCTGAATGGGGGCGCGCGAACCGGAAACAAGCAAGCgacaacagaaaaaaaaaggcgtctggagatggcggcgaggagcgtgaggaggaagagggctgGTGACGTCAccagcccccccccactcctcccCTTCATGAAAGAGTTGCGTACCCTGAAGCCCGCCATCGAAGGCTTTGCACCAACGCACCGCGTTCCGCGAGTCCCTGTTGTCGGCGATCCGTTGCCCGCCCATGTTCTCGTGCTCTACAGCTTTGTGCATAccgtctctcctctcctctctgcttccCTCGTTCCTCTAATGTATCATGGAAGTGGGAGAAGACGTATCAGCGCGGTGTGGTCCAGCACGCTCATCTGCGTGCAACCGACATCTCCGTCGATACGCGTCCACAtagacacagagagagagaaacaagtAAACAGTAGTGGAGGTGAGGACGACAGGTCGTGCtactccccccacccacccgctcCCAAAAgacgcacgcaggcacacacgcacaacttTGCGGGTGCCCATTCGttcgtgcatgtgtgtgtgtgtgtgtgatctTCTTCCTTTCAACTTCCCCTCTACTTATCGTGTTGCGCCAATAGCCATGCTGCACTCATGTCGCCGGCTGGCGCGCACCCTTCCATTTATGCCGATGGCCCTCAGTTCCCTCAACCTACTGGAGCATCGCCTGCAGGCAACTGGGCTGGGTGGGACCACCAGCACCCCTGCTGCTCCAAAGTCGCTTGCGGCGCCTAGTCTCAGCAGCGATAACAGCGAGTCAGAGAAAATGCGTCAGCTCAAATGGTTCAGCAGCAGTGTCGACGCCCCATTCTTCATCTCCCCAAAGCATGACGGTGTGCGCCTCATCTCGTATGTCCCTCCTACGACAGCAACAACGCcgccgttgtcgtcgtcgcagcACGCGTCAAATAAGAAAAGGACGAAGAGGGGCGCCACCACGGGCAAGTCtccgccgctgacgacgTGCTACTCGCGCTACGGACGGCCCATCTACGGTCTCTTCTGGATtgaagaggagctgcgcctcctgcggGCTCTCTGCGGCGACGCCTCACTCATCATCGACGGGGAGCTGTATCTGCACCGGACCGACATGGAGGCCTCGCAAGCAGGGCAGCAAGGCCAGCCTAAAGCCCCAGATAGTAGGAGGAAGAAACCAGCTAGAACTGGGCTGCCGTCTTCCAATGCCGACGGCGCTCGCCCTCTGCCCACTAGAGCCGACACCTTCCATAGCGGCTTTCTCGCCGTCTCTGCGCTTGTCCATAGATTTCGCGGCTCCGCCAGCCAGTGCACGAGCAAGGAAGGTGTCCTGCAGTACGTCCCCTCTCTACCTCGCCTCTGCGTATTCGATGTTCCGTCCTACAGCCCGTGCGCCAATCCGCTAGCCCCCCTCACACGCACGCTGCCGACCGCCATCTCAGCAGTGTCACGTCTTCACTCCTCGACCAAAGCCTCCGTGACGGATGGTGGGGGCTCTCAGCGAGTCTTGGCAGAGATCCAGCGTGTCCGCAGCGACGTTATCAGCGCACTTCGACTCAATGatgtggagcagctgcgcatcgtcCCCAACTTGACACTCTTCTCGCATCGACTCCGCACCATGCACTATCTCTTCGAGCTGCTCTCACGCGCCATGGAGTCGCCGGTGCTGCTACAGCACTTCTGCCCCACAGCTGCGTCCCTGTGCAACGCAAGAAAGACACGCGCGGCTGGCGATTGGCGAACGCCTACAGCCATAGCGGCGCAAATGCAGCCCCTACATAGCGGAATCGCTCCGTATCACGGCGGACACTTCGTGTCTCGCATCCCGTATCAACTCGTGGCGTCCCTCGAGGACACCACGCAGCGGGTGCTGCCCGTGTACCTGAATGCGGGCTACGAAGGCGCCGTCATTCGCGCTCCGGTGAACACATACGAATTCAAGGAGAAGACGAAGGGcacgctcgctgcgctggtCGCTCCGCTTCTGCGGGCCACTGAGACGACAAAGACTCGCCGAAGTCTGCACCTGCGCGGGAAAAACGCTGGCGGAAGGGAAGTGAGTGGTCGCAGCGCCCGAAACCGTGCCGCTCTGCTACTCTCCCTAAACACCGGAACTGCACGAGGCGCAGCTACACCACTGATGGTGCGCGCATACAGGGGCAATGTTCCTTGTTGTGAACCAGCGCAACCCGCCTCGCCCGCTGATGCAGGCCTCACTGATGCTGAGCTGGATGTACTGGATGTTGTAGCCATGGGCCGCCGGGCGATCTTGCAAAGCGCAAAACTGACGTGGCGCTCAATGACCGCTGTCAAAGTACTTACATATCACGATCGCGAGTACCCCATCCTTCGCccgctgctgaaggagcCGTCGACAAACCCCAGAACGCGGGAGCTGGTGTCCATTCCacgagcacgcgcgcgtgcactcGGATACCTCATAAAGCCAAACGCCGACGTAGCAGTCAGCAGTGGCGACAGGGAGACCACGCTGACTCCTGCCACCCCACAACGTGAGAGGAAGAATACCATGAGGAACGACACCACTACTGACACGGGTGCGGCTGTGTGCTTCTACGGACTTCAATGCTTGGCTGAGAATGGACTGGTCTTTAACGTTTCCCTTCCAAAGCTGACCCTCGCTCAACAGAGgacactgctgcagcacctcctcagTGCGGGCCGCGACGTGATGCGGAATAGAAGCCCCTCCGCATCTCCCACCAAGACGCGTAATAACAACAAGAAGTTGAACGTCAAGGGACCGTATGAGGAGGCTGCCTCTCTGAGGCCCTCTAAGATGGTCTCGCTCACAGGGCTCTACGCGACAGTGAAGTTCAGCACCCTCACGGAGCACGGTCTGCCGCGTTTTGGCAGCGTCAAGGCCATTCGTGGCGGTAAAGGGTGGTTCATGTGACCTTTTACGGCTGGGGAGTCCTAggcgacccccccccccccagcagcagcagcggctgcaaaggaggaaagggggaatgGGGCCACGGATGAGCGTGAACTGACGGATCACCTCTCTCGCCAAGGCAAATAAAACAAAGAAAGCACCGTGTGGGTCGTGAAGGGAAGTGAAATGATAGGAAACGCCAGCACTGGCGttgggggaagagggaggggcggtATCCTAAACAGGAGTGTCATCCTTGTGCGTGTATCAGCTTGGGCGCACGTCGCGTGCCTTTAGGTTGTGACCGCATGGTGAATAGTCCAGATCGCTCTGCTGCATTCACGGCTCACCTCAGCGTGTTGGATAGACAGTAGTCTCTGAACACACATGATCACCTTCTCATGTGCATCATCGCCCCACCATCTCACGTTCTTTTACCcatcctctcctcttctctcctttgcaCTCTTCACACATGATCTACTTTTCTAAATCAGTCAACGACACTCACCTCATACACCCAAGCACATATGCGGAGGCCAGCCTTCCCTGCCCACCGCGATGCGCAACACCGAGGATGTAGTGCTCCGAGTAGCACTAGCAGCAACAACGGTGTCAGGCCGAGTCcaggtgccgctgctgctgcttcgctgaATGTGTGGGCACACGCTTGTCTTCTCGACTCCACTGCGCAAATACTCGTCGCGCAGCCAGCAGACCCGCTTCGTGTGCTGAGCGTTCGCTTCTCTACCGAAGCCATACTGGCAGCCACCTACCCAACAACGCCTGTACcgggaggggaaaaggagtTGGAGGTGGAAGCGGTGAAGGGAGCGAGTCGCGTAATCGGCGCACCGTCGGTATCGGTGGCAGCGAAGCCTACCGCGTTCAATAGTGACTCAGCAAACCCGAAGTTGTCCATCGCCACGACCAGTCCCACCGCGTCTGTGCCTACAGTGGAGCACCTGATAGAGCAAAACTGGGTGAGACGATACCTGCAACCGTACGGCCTGCACGCAGTGGCGCGGTGTACATGCACGTgtccgccgctgcgtctcCCGACTGCCGCGCCGAGTCACTTTTCGGTAAACACGCCATCTGTGAGGGCTGCGAAAGGCCTTGATAATGCCACCGCCGGAACTGTGTGCGCCACGTCGCCACCTCTACTTTCGCAGTGGATGGACATGTTTGCCTTGCTGCATCGACAGAGTCGCATGTCCTGTGTGGAGCTGGCTGCTGAAGCCAAGCGCTGGAACGCCCAATCAAGCAGTGCAGGTGTTATGCCACCAGTTGACTACTGTGCAGTTGAAGAGATTCCAACCTCGgtagtgctgctgtgtgtgaTGGCGGTTATTGAAGAGCACCTACGCCGCACCGAGTGTGGTGGGAAAACAAGTGGTGCTGCGAAACCGCCTcggctgtgccgctgcctccagATCTCAGTGaagctgctggcgctgcagctcctggCAGCCTTCATGGACCTTCAGCACAAGGCTGAGAACACACCATATAGCAgtaacagcagcagcgcgagtAGTTTCGATCCAGGACAAGAGCAGGAGGTAGAGGGGGACAACCACGATGACTGGAACACCACAGCAGGGGGCACTGATGTATGTCACATCACACGCGGCGTTTACCTCCTGTCCACCCATCAGCTTGATGAACTTCATCAGTGGCTGCACTGCTGTTTACGTACGATGAttctctcgccctcctcaGCACGTACGGCCGACACAACCGCCGTGGATAGAAGCAACGCCTGTAGTGGCGGGAGCAGTGCGGCAGTCGATGACGGGTCACCGCTGGAAGCCCTTCAGTCACGCACCACAGCGTACTTGATCCGCATTCTTGGGAACCCTACACGTGGCATGGCAGCGCCGGCGAGTATGATGGCTATGATGTCTCTGGGCACCTTCGTTGCCTTCATGGAGCGCCTGGCCGCTGTTGTGGTGGCTCATCAGCAAACAGCAATGGCAATGGCGatcgctctctctgctcgGTTGCCACCAACAGCCATGGCCTCAGCAGAAGAGGCACAACTACCAGCATGGGTAATGGAGCATGTGATCAAGGTTGCTGATGCtgttgtgcagcagcagacggttCTGCAAAATGGCGCGATATCTGACCCAATCTCCTCTACGGTACCGCTGGCGTGGAGGGTATACGCAAATCAGCTCTCGGAGCTTCTGGCACCCTTCCAGCGCGATGTACTGGCGCACCGTTCTCgagaagagcaagaagaggaaaaccACCGCGGCACCTTGAACGAGGGCATCCTCGGCAAGCTCAAACGATGTCTCCTGTCATGggtgaaggaggcggagTACCGCCATGCCAAGGCGCAGAAAAGACTCACAGCGGAGGTCTTTTCTCccagggcagcggcagcggaggtggtgagtgcgtgggtgtcgCATGTATTCGAAGCCTACGCCGTCACCCTCTATCCGAATGGAGAGACTCCCACGCTAAGCAACAGacagccacacacgcaggtggcggcggggcAGTGACGtacgatgtgtgtgtgttgtctttgctcctttttttccctcctgGAAGTGTCGCGCGCATGAAAGAGCCGCACTGAACGGCAGCAccgtcttctctcctttggtcgctctcgctctccttcaaAGGAGCTcggacgcacacgcatacgctTTGGTTCTAGTCCATGCtgacctcctcccctctccccacccacctcaCCTTGACATTTCTCGATAATCAAAAGAGAACACGACAGCAATGGCTGAAACGTACGTTTTGAGGGAAGTTGCGCGTAGCCGTGTATGCGGTCGGTGATGTGAATCAAGCACAAACATGCATGCGTGCGCGCCTTATGCCGTGATAGATGGAGTACATGTACCATCTACGGTATTCTACTCCccgctcccccaccccctcctcctcaaacatacgcacacacatacgtcACGCGCTCTCCATCTTTGCTTGCACATTCccccgcctcttcttccctccgtCTTAcgttttctctccttttaACCGCATCCGCACAGCACTGACAGAAGACTCAAGTGCATGCACACCCATcattcctctttcctctttcgtCAGCCAAGTCGTTATCATGGGCAAGAGAGCGGAGTTCACCCGATCCCGCTTcaaggaggtgaagcagaaGCACGAAGAGCGCATGCAGCGTTCACGAGCGGAGCGGGACCGGCGCCATGGCATCGACAAGTCAGAGCGCAAGGTGGACAAGGTTATTGTGCAACGACCCCTCCCGAACGAAACACAGCAGGCGCTTCTGCTTTCTCAGTTTGCCCAAGCGTGCCGACTGGCCGCTTCCAGCACGGATATGTGCACCCTAATGCGTCACTACGCCAAGGTgggagaggcagcagagcagaCGAACAAGTCGACGACAGCGGTCACAACAGATGCGCCATCGACGAAGTCTACCACGCGCAAGCGCAAGCGTGAcaaggagggcgaggaggcacCCGCAGCAGGTGCCGCCTTCCTCGACAGCGTtgcagaggcgctgctgcagaccCAAAACGCACCGGTGGTTGTGGAAGAAGCGGCGGCCAGCGGGAAGGACGGGGAGAATGCTGTGGACAACGATGATGACGAGGACACAatgacggtgctgcaggacatCCTGCAGGATGACAGCGGCCGCCGTGTGGTCTCCACCCTCCTGGCCTCCTTGAACGCAGTGCATAGCAGCAAGTGCGAGGCGGTAGCCAAGGCCGTGCTGGAGCAGTTTGAAGAGAACGAGCACCTCCCACAGCACCACGTGGCGTGTCGTGTCATGAGCGCCCTCGTGCAGTTCGGTTCAGATCCCACGCGGCAGGGTGTTCTGAACCttct
This genomic interval carries:
- a CDS encoding putative DNA ligase; this encodes MLHSCRRLARTLPFMPMALSSLNLLEHRLQATGLGGTTSTPAAPKSLAAPSLSSDNSESEKMRQLKWFSSSVDAPFFISPKHDGVRLISYVPPTTATTPPLSSSQHASNKKRTKRGATTGKSPPLTTCYSRYGRPIYGLFWIEEELRLLRALCGDASLIIDGELYLHRTDMEASQAGQQGQPKAPDSRRKKPARTGLPSSNADGARPLPTRADTFHSGFLAVSALVHRFRGSASQCTSKEGVLQYVPSLPRLCVFDVPSYSPCANPLAPLTRTLPTAISAVSRLHSSTKASVTDGGGSQRVLAEIQRVRSDVISALRLNDVEQLRIVPNLTLFSHRLRTMHYLFELLSRAMESPVLLQHFCPTAASLCNARKTRAAGDWRTPTAIAAQMQPLHSGIAPYHGGHFVSRIPYQLVASLEDTTQRVLPVYLNAGYEGAVIRAPVNTYEFKEKTKGTLAALVAPLLRATETTKTRRSLHLRGKNAGGREVSGRSARNRAALLLSLNTGTARGAATPLMVRAYRGNVPCCEPAQPASPADAGLTDAELDVLDVVAMGRRAILQSAKLTWRSMTAVKVLTYHDREYPILRPLLKEPSTNPRTRELVSIPRARARALGYLIKPNADVAVSSGDRETTLTPATPQRERKNTMRNDTTTDTGAAVCFYGLQCLAENGLVFNVSLPKLTLAQQRTLLQHLLSAGRDVMRNRSPSASPTKTRNNNKKLNVKGPYEEAASLRPSKMVSLTGLYATVKFSTLTEHGLPRFGSVKAIRGGKGWFM